A genomic window from Massilia sp. METH4 includes:
- the ssuD gene encoding FMNH2-dependent alkanesulfonate monooxygenase — protein MNLFWFIPTHGDSRYLGTSKGARAVDADYLRQVAVAADTLGYDGVLLPTGRSCEDAWVVASSLIHATKKLKFLVAVRPGLSTPGLAVRMASTFDRLSNGRLLINVVTGGDPAELAADGLSADHATRYEISDEFIRIWRGALSGEGGDAGFDFEGKHLQVKGAKTLYPPVQKPYPPLYFGGSSEAAHELAAEQMDVYLTWGEPPAAVAEKIADIRSRAAEHGRTVKFGIRLHVIVRETNEEAWQAAEKLISHLDDDVIAKAQASFARMDSEGQRRMAALHGGRRDKLEVSPNLWAGVGLVRGGAGTALVGDPETVAARIREYEALGIETFIFSGYPHLEESYRFAELVFPLLGKGKGQGEVSITGPFGEVMATDIVPKKAA, from the coding sequence TTGAATTTGTTCTGGTTCATTCCCACCCACGGCGACAGCCGTTACCTGGGCACGTCGAAAGGCGCGCGCGCCGTCGATGCCGACTACCTCCGGCAGGTGGCCGTGGCGGCCGACACGCTGGGCTACGACGGCGTGCTGCTGCCCACCGGGCGCTCGTGCGAGGATGCCTGGGTAGTCGCGTCCTCGCTCATTCACGCGACGAAGAAGCTGAAATTCCTCGTCGCCGTCAGGCCGGGGCTATCCACCCCGGGCCTGGCGGTACGCATGGCTTCGACCTTCGACCGGCTGTCGAACGGCCGGCTGCTGATCAACGTGGTCACCGGCGGCGATCCCGCCGAACTGGCGGCGGACGGCCTGAGCGCCGACCACGCCACGCGCTACGAGATCTCGGATGAATTCATCCGCATCTGGCGCGGCGCGCTGTCCGGCGAGGGCGGCGACGCGGGCTTCGACTTCGAGGGCAAGCACCTGCAAGTGAAAGGCGCCAAGACGCTGTACCCGCCCGTGCAGAAACCGTATCCGCCGCTATACTTCGGCGGTTCGTCGGAAGCGGCACATGAACTGGCCGCCGAACAGATGGACGTGTACCTGACGTGGGGCGAGCCACCCGCCGCGGTGGCCGAGAAGATCGCCGACATCCGTTCGCGCGCCGCGGAACATGGCCGCACCGTGAAGTTCGGCATCCGCCTGCACGTGATCGTGCGCGAGACGAACGAAGAGGCGTGGCAGGCGGCCGAGAAGCTGATCTCGCACCTGGACGACGACGTGATCGCCAAGGCCCAGGCATCGTTCGCCCGCATGGATTCGGAAGGGCAGCGCCGCATGGCCGCGCTGCACGGCGGCCGGCGCGACAAGCTGGAAGTGTCGCCGAACCTGTGGGCCGGCGTGGGGCTGGTGCGCGGCGGAGCCGGCACGGCGCTGGTGGGCGATCCCGAAACGGTGGCCGCGCGCATCCGCGAATACGAGGCGCTGGGCATCGAGACCTTCATCTTCTCCGGCTATCCGCACCTGGAAGAGTCGTACCGCTTCGCGGAGCTCGTGTTCCCATTGCTGGGCAAAGGGAAGGGCCAGGGCGAAGTGTCGATCACGGGGCCGTTCGGCGAGGTGATGGCCACCGATATTGTGCCGAAGAAGGCGGCGTGA
- a CDS encoding sulfonate ABC transporter substrate-binding protein, whose protein sequence is MTQQGNRAARRRTLGLLVATAVAGAFQLAHAQDKKVVRIGYQKYGTLTLLKGRGTLEKRLAPQGVTVQWTEFPAGPQLLEGLNVGSIDFGTVGEAPPIFAQAAGANLVYVGNEPPSPHSEAIVVRKESKLQSVAQLKGKRVALNKGSNVHYLLLRALEQAGVAYKDIQPVYLPPADARAAFERGSVDAWVIWDPFFAAAQKQLGARVLVDGKGLVANHQFYLASRDWARRNPALQQVLLEEIAKVDDWGRDNAREVSAILSAQTGLDPSVVELAASRYSYGVKPVSPDVLREQQKIADAFAKLKLIPKPITIADAVLASAK, encoded by the coding sequence ATGACGCAGCAAGGGAACCGCGCCGCCCGTCGCCGCACGCTGGGCCTGCTGGTAGCCACCGCCGTCGCGGGCGCATTCCAGCTCGCCCATGCGCAGGACAAGAAGGTCGTGCGCATCGGCTACCAGAAATACGGCACGCTCACGCTCCTCAAGGGCCGCGGCACGCTGGAAAAGCGCCTGGCGCCGCAGGGCGTGACGGTGCAGTGGACGGAATTCCCGGCCGGCCCGCAACTGCTCGAGGGCCTGAACGTGGGCTCGATCGATTTCGGCACCGTCGGCGAAGCGCCGCCCATCTTTGCCCAGGCGGCCGGCGCCAACCTGGTCTATGTCGGCAACGAGCCGCCGTCGCCGCACAGCGAGGCGATCGTCGTGCGGAAGGAGTCAAAGCTCCAGAGCGTGGCGCAGCTCAAGGGCAAGCGCGTGGCGCTGAACAAGGGCTCCAACGTGCACTACCTGCTGCTGCGCGCGCTGGAGCAGGCGGGCGTCGCGTACAAGGATATCCAGCCCGTGTACCTGCCGCCGGCAGATGCGCGCGCCGCATTCGAGCGCGGTTCCGTGGATGCCTGGGTGATCTGGGACCCGTTCTTCGCCGCGGCGCAGAAGCAGCTGGGCGCCCGCGTGCTCGTGGACGGCAAGGGCCTGGTGGCCAACCACCAGTTCTACCTGGCCTCGCGCGACTGGGCACGGCGCAATCCGGCCTTGCAGCAGGTGCTGCTGGAGGAGATCGCCAAGGTCGACGACTGGGGCCGCGACAACGCCAGGGAGGTATCGGCGATCCTGTCGGCGCAGACGGGACTCGACCCGAGCGTGGTCGAACTGGCCGCTTCGCGCTACAGCTATGGCGTGAAGCCCGTGTCGCCGGACGTGCTGCGCGAGCAGCAGAAGATCGCCGACGCTTTTGCCAAGCTGAAGTTGATCCCGAAACCCATCACCATCGCCGATGCCGTGCTGGCATCGGCCAAGTAA
- the ssuE gene encoding NADPH-dependent FMN reductase codes for MSILLISGSPAVPSTSSRLLHHIGDKLAVHGHRSTRLNVRDLPAQALLAADATNPVLQAALAEVAEAQAVIVATPVYKAAYSGVLKAFLDLLPQNGLAGKVVLPVATGGSQSHLLALDYALRPVLHALEADQVLTSIYATAQQVQWSDHEGVTLAPEIAARVAAGVAALDCALGYRRAAGDAARTPQEHAFAARAAA; via the coding sequence ATGAGCATCCTTCTGATTTCCGGCAGCCCCGCGGTCCCGTCCACGTCCAGCCGGCTCCTGCATCACATCGGCGACAAGCTGGCCGTGCATGGCCACCGCAGCACCCGGCTGAACGTGCGCGACCTGCCCGCCCAGGCCCTGCTGGCGGCCGACGCGACCAATCCCGTGCTGCAGGCGGCGCTGGCCGAAGTCGCCGAAGCGCAAGCAGTGATCGTCGCCACACCCGTATACAAGGCAGCCTATTCGGGCGTCCTGAAAGCCTTCCTGGACCTGCTGCCGCAAAACGGCCTGGCCGGCAAGGTCGTGCTGCCGGTCGCCACGGGCGGCAGCCAGTCGCACCTGCTGGCCCTCGACTACGCGCTGCGCCCCGTGCTGCATGCGCTGGAAGCGGACCAGGTGCTGACCAGCATCTACGCCACCGCCCAGCAGGTGCAGTGGTCCGATCACGAAGGCGTGACGCTGGCACCGGAAATCGCCGCGCGCGTGGCGGCCGGCGTGGCCGCGCTGGACTGCGCGCTCGGTTACCGCCGCGCGGCCGGCGATGCGGCGCGCACACCCCAGGAACACGCTTTCGCGGCAAGGGCGGCAGCATGA
- a CDS encoding acyl-CoA dehydrogenase family protein: MNAPEPALRQTDPLAIAASLAEELAATAVARDAAGGHARHERQLIRASGLLTLSIPTDFGGQGAGWDTTLLAVRILARADSALAHVFAFHHLQLAGIQLYGTQQQQRHLLHATVDDKLFWGNALNPLDRRLVAADAKGGYLLNGTKSFASGSVGSDWLTISAWHQSTQTSLIGVLPTGADGVDVRADWDAFGQKQTDSGTVQFHGTLLPIGLVLQQPGQAATPLSTVRSQVAQLIMTNLYLGIAEGAFDAAREYTASEARPWFASSVERAVDDPFVQHRYGELWTLLRPAVVLADHAGRELERVFRLGSDVTARERGELAIAGAEAKVLAHRAAIEIGSQLFELTGARSTSARFGLDRYWRNARVHTLHDPVDYKYRDLGRYALSGTLPEPTPYS; this comes from the coding sequence ATGAACGCACCAGAACCCGCCCTGCGGCAGACGGACCCGCTGGCCATTGCCGCGTCGCTGGCCGAGGAACTCGCCGCCACCGCCGTCGCCCGCGATGCCGCCGGCGGCCACGCGCGCCACGAACGCCAGTTGATCCGTGCCTCCGGCCTGCTCACGCTGTCGATCCCCACGGACTTCGGCGGCCAGGGCGCCGGCTGGGACACCACCCTGCTGGCCGTGCGCATCCTGGCCCGCGCCGACAGCGCGCTAGCCCACGTGTTCGCCTTCCACCACCTGCAGCTGGCCGGCATCCAGCTCTACGGCACGCAGCAACAGCAACGCCACCTGCTGCACGCGACCGTGGACGACAAACTGTTCTGGGGAAATGCGCTGAACCCGCTGGATCGCCGGCTGGTCGCGGCCGACGCCAAGGGCGGCTACCTGCTGAACGGCACCAAGAGCTTCGCCTCCGGTTCGGTGGGCTCGGACTGGCTGACGATCTCCGCCTGGCACCAGAGCACCCAGACGTCGCTGATCGGCGTGCTGCCGACAGGGGCGGACGGCGTGGACGTGCGCGCCGACTGGGACGCGTTCGGCCAGAAGCAGACCGACAGCGGCACCGTGCAATTCCACGGCACACTGCTGCCGATCGGCCTCGTGCTGCAGCAACCCGGCCAGGCCGCTACCCCGCTGTCCACCGTGCGCTCGCAGGTCGCCCAACTGATCATGACGAACCTGTACCTGGGCATCGCCGAAGGGGCGTTCGACGCGGCGCGCGAATATACCGCCAGCGAGGCGCGGCCCTGGTTCGCCTCAAGCGTGGAGCGCGCCGTGGACGACCCGTTCGTGCAGCACCGCTACGGCGAGCTGTGGACGCTGCTGCGCCCGGCCGTGGTGCTGGCCGACCACGCGGGGCGCGAACTGGAGCGCGTATTCCGGCTGGGGAGCGACGTGACGGCGCGCGAGCGCGGCGAGCTCGCGATCGCCGGTGCCGAGGCGAAGGTGCTGGCGCACCGCGCCGCCATCGAGATCGGCAGCCAGCTGTTCGAGCTGACGGGCGCCCGTTCCACGTCGGCCCGTTTCGGCCTGGACCGCTACTGGCGCAATGCCCGCGTGCACACGCTGCACGACCCGGTCGACTACAAGTACCGTGACCTGGGCCGCTATGCGCTGTCCGGCACGCTGCCCGAACCCACTCCCTATTCCTGA
- a CDS encoding ATP-binding cassette domain-containing protein, giving the protein MNAIHGLPAAGPLIRLRNVSKSFGGRVAAVRDVSLDIAAGEIFGIAGRSGAGKSTLLRLFNLLERPDAGTVTVDGQELTRLDKRALRAARQNIGMIFQGFNLLQNATVADNVAFPLKIHGGRSRDDIARRVADCLALVHLEDKPGAYPAELSGGQRQRVAIARALASGPAVLLCDEPTSALDAETTRSILATLADVNARLAVTIVIVSHELDVLAALCQRVAVIEDGAVAEIVRPHAPQAVTALGRELLGLFNASSRESLHA; this is encoded by the coding sequence ATGAATGCCATTCATGGCCTGCCGGCGGCCGGTCCGCTGATCCGGCTGCGCAACGTATCGAAATCCTTCGGTGGCCGCGTGGCCGCCGTGCGCGACGTATCGCTCGATATCGCCGCCGGCGAGATCTTCGGCATCGCCGGCCGCAGCGGCGCCGGCAAGTCCACGCTGCTGCGCCTGTTCAACCTGCTGGAACGCCCGGACGCCGGCACGGTCACCGTCGACGGCCAGGAACTCACGCGCCTGGACAAGCGCGCGCTGCGCGCGGCCCGCCAGAACATCGGCATGATCTTCCAGGGTTTCAACCTGCTCCAGAACGCCACGGTGGCCGACAACGTGGCCTTTCCCCTGAAGATCCACGGCGGCCGTTCGCGTGACGACATCGCGCGGCGCGTGGCCGATTGCCTGGCGCTGGTGCACCTGGAAGACAAGCCGGGCGCCTACCCGGCTGAACTTTCCGGCGGCCAGCGCCAGCGCGTGGCGATCGCCCGCGCGCTGGCCAGCGGCCCGGCCGTGCTGCTGTGCGACGAACCCACGTCCGCCCTCGATGCCGAGACCACCCGCAGCATCCTGGCCACGCTCGCCGACGTGAACGCGCGGCTGGCCGTGACGATCGTGATCGTCAGCCACGAGCTCGACGTGCTGGCCGCGCTGTGCCAGCGCGTGGCCGTGATCGAGGATGGCGCGGTGGCCGAAATCGTACGGCCCCATGCTCCCCAGGCGGTCACGGCGCTGGGCCGCGAGCTGCTTGGCCTGTTCAATGCGTCCAGCCGGGAGAGCCTCCATGCCTGA
- a CDS encoding methionine ABC transporter permease yields MPEQQWLDLLPELWTALGQTLTMLAIGLSAAVLLGGPLGVLLFLVSRGQPLQNRFAAAVLGWFVNTVRSFPFIILLVALVPLTRLIAGTSIGPLAASVPLSCAAIPYFARLVEQNLREVPRGVIEAAHAMGASELQIVLRVLLVEARSGLVLALTVLAISFLSYSAVAGVVGGGGIGDLAIRYGYYRFETEMMIATVVLLVLIVQLIQFTGGRLARRLDKR; encoded by the coding sequence ATGCCTGAACAACAATGGCTGGATCTGTTGCCCGAGCTGTGGACGGCGCTGGGGCAGACGCTGACGATGCTGGCCATCGGCCTCTCGGCCGCCGTGCTGCTGGGTGGCCCGCTGGGCGTGCTGCTGTTCCTCGTCTCGCGCGGCCAGCCGCTGCAAAACCGCTTCGCGGCCGCGGTGCTGGGCTGGTTCGTCAATACCGTGCGCTCGTTCCCGTTCATCATCCTGCTGGTGGCGCTGGTGCCGCTCACGCGCCTCATCGCCGGCACCTCGATCGGGCCGCTGGCGGCCAGCGTGCCGCTGTCCTGCGCCGCCATCCCCTATTTCGCCCGGCTGGTCGAACAGAACCTGCGCGAGGTGCCGCGCGGCGTGATCGAGGCGGCCCACGCGATGGGCGCCAGCGAGCTGCAGATCGTGTTGCGCGTGCTGCTGGTGGAAGCGCGTTCGGGCCTCGTGCTCGCGCTGACGGTGCTCGCGATCAGCTTCCTGTCCTATTCGGCCGTGGCCGGCGTGGTGGGCGGCGGCGGCATCGGCGACCTGGCCATCCGCTACGGCTACTACCGCTTCGAGACCGAGATGATGATCGCCACCGTGGTGCTGCTGGTGCTGATCGTGCAACTGATTCAATTCACCGGCGGCCGCCTCGCGCGCCGCCTCGACAAACGCTAG
- a CDS encoding MetQ/NlpA family ABC transporter substrate-binding protein → MTFQRRALLFALLLASLGAHAKEPKELVIGTSAGPYADQVKLGIKPILERQGYKVKLVEFNDYIQPNFALAEGSLDANVFQHVVYLNKFATEHKLAIAPLVTVPTAPIAIYSKKHRSLAEVKEGSTVALPNDPTNQARALVMLEQLGWIRLRPGVDPVRASERDVAQNVKKIRLVPLEAAQLPRSLQDTDYSFVNGNYALASGLKLRDALKTEKISPNYVNLVAVKTADKDKQFARDIAAAYRSREFLAVTNRHFADYAKTDYQLALEAAK, encoded by the coding sequence ATGACCTTTCAAAGACGTGCGCTGCTGTTCGCGCTGCTGCTCGCTTCGCTGGGGGCCCACGCGAAGGAGCCGAAGGAACTGGTGATCGGCACCAGCGCCGGCCCGTATGCCGACCAGGTAAAGCTGGGCATCAAGCCGATCCTGGAGCGCCAGGGCTACAAGGTGAAGCTGGTCGAATTCAACGACTATATCCAGCCCAACTTCGCGCTGGCCGAAGGCTCGCTCGATGCCAACGTGTTCCAGCACGTGGTCTACCTGAACAAGTTCGCCACGGAGCACAAGCTGGCCATCGCGCCCCTGGTGACGGTGCCGACCGCGCCGATCGCCATCTACAGCAAGAAGCACAGGAGCCTTGCCGAGGTGAAGGAAGGCAGCACCGTCGCGCTGCCGAACGACCCGACCAACCAGGCGCGCGCTCTCGTGATGCTGGAGCAGCTGGGCTGGATCAGGCTGCGGCCGGGTGTCGATCCGGTGCGCGCTTCCGAGCGCGACGTGGCGCAGAACGTGAAGAAGATCCGGCTCGTCCCGCTGGAGGCGGCCCAGCTGCCCCGCTCCCTGCAGGATACCGACTACTCCTTCGTCAACGGGAACTATGCGCTGGCCTCGGGCCTGAAGCTGCGCGACGCGCTCAAGACGGAAAAGATCTCGCCCAACTATGTGAACCTGGTCGCCGTGAAGACGGCCGACAAGGACAAGCAGTTCGCCAGGGATATCGCCGCCGCCTACCGCTCGCGCGAATTCCTGGCCGTCACCAACCGGCACTTTGCCGACTATGCCAAGACGGATTACCAGCTCGCGCTGGAAGCCGCAAAATAA
- a CDS encoding aliphatic sulfonate ABC transporter substrate-binding protein — MQRRTLLKSMAGAAAAVAIPSLARAAAPLKELRLDYAYYSPPSLVLKRFGWLEEAFKPAGTEVKWVLSAGSNRALEYLNGNSIDIGSSAGLAALLARANGNPIRTPYIYSRPEWTALVVRKDSPIRSVADLKGKKVAATKGTDPYLFLLRSLKQAGLKRGDIEHVALQHADGRTALEQGRVDAWAGLDPHMAASELEGGARLVYRNVAFNTYGFLNVREAFLAQRPEEVSRVLAAYERARKWIIAHPSEAARILSEEAKVSLPVALLQVKLRTDFSQPQPGDEHVAALRQAAPILQQEALVKPGTNLDKTIDELVDTRFARALTKA, encoded by the coding sequence ATGCAACGCCGTACTTTGTTGAAATCCATGGCCGGTGCCGCCGCGGCCGTGGCCATCCCCTCGCTGGCGCGCGCCGCCGCCCCGTTGAAGGAGCTGCGGCTCGATTACGCGTATTACTCGCCGCCGAGCCTCGTCTTGAAACGCTTCGGCTGGCTGGAGGAAGCGTTCAAGCCGGCGGGCACCGAGGTGAAATGGGTGCTGTCGGCCGGCAGCAACCGGGCGCTCGAGTACCTGAACGGCAACAGCATCGACATCGGTTCCTCGGCCGGCCTGGCGGCGCTGCTGGCGCGCGCGAACGGCAATCCGATCCGCACGCCCTATATCTACTCGCGCCCGGAATGGACGGCTCTCGTGGTGCGCAAGGATTCACCGATCCGCTCGGTGGCCGACCTGAAGGGCAAGAAGGTGGCGGCCACGAAGGGCACCGATCCCTACCTGTTCCTGCTGCGCTCCCTGAAGCAGGCCGGCCTGAAGCGCGGCGATATCGAACACGTGGCCCTGCAGCATGCCGACGGGCGCACCGCGCTGGAGCAGGGCCGGGTCGATGCCTGGGCCGGGCTCGATCCGCACATGGCGGCCAGCGAGCTGGAAGGCGGCGCGCGGCTGGTCTACCGGAACGTGGCGTTCAACACCTATGGCTTCCTGAACGTGCGCGAGGCGTTCCTCGCGCAGCGGCCGGAAGAAGTATCGCGCGTGCTGGCCGCATATGAGCGGGCGCGCAAGTGGATCATCGCCCATCCTTCCGAGGCGGCCCGCATCCTGTCCGAGGAAGCGAAGGTCTCGTTGCCGGTGGCGCTGCTGCAGGTAAAGCTGCGCACCGATTTCTCGCAGCCGCAGCCGGGCGACGAGCACGTGGCCGCACTGCGGCAGGCCGCGCCGATCCTGCAGCAGGAAGCGCTGGTGAAGCCGGGCACGAACCTGGACAAGACGATTGACGAGCTGGTCGACACCCGCTTCGCCCGCGCGCTGACGAAGGCTTGA
- a CDS encoding ABC transporter permease: MLHSTIELVGARPADDTAPPAPAPAAPRPRTRPHRAWGLLVPALALAGVEALVRSGAVPAHLLPPPSELAGTLAQLAQADLLWHVLASSLRVIAGYAAGGLLGIAVGAAVGLDARIATLLDPTFQALRAVPSLAWVPLLLLWLGIDEAPKLVLIAIGAFFPVYMGAASGIAGVDRKLVEVGRLYRLSGAALARRVLLPAALPSLMTGLRNGLSLAWMFMVAAELIAASKGLGYLLSDGRETGRADIVLAAILLLALLGKASDTLMRRLETRLLAWRDDLARAA; the protein is encoded by the coding sequence GTGCTGCATTCGACCATCGAGCTGGTGGGCGCACGGCCCGCCGACGACACGGCGCCGCCCGCGCCGGCACCGGCCGCGCCGCGCCCGCGCACGCGGCCGCATCGGGCCTGGGGCTTGCTGGTGCCGGCCCTGGCGCTCGCCGGCGTCGAAGCACTGGTGCGCTCCGGCGCCGTGCCCGCGCACCTGCTGCCGCCGCCCTCCGAGCTTGCCGGCACGCTGGCGCAGCTGGCGCAGGCGGACTTGCTGTGGCATGTGCTCGCCAGTTCGCTGCGCGTCATCGCCGGCTACGCGGCGGGCGGGCTGCTGGGCATCGCGGTGGGCGCGGCGGTGGGGTTGGACGCGCGGATCGCCACCCTGCTCGATCCCACGTTCCAGGCGCTGCGCGCGGTGCCCTCGCTGGCCTGGGTGCCGCTCCTCCTGCTGTGGCTGGGGATTGACGAGGCGCCCAAGCTCGTGCTGATCGCGATTGGCGCCTTCTTCCCCGTCTACATGGGTGCCGCCTCGGGCATCGCCGGCGTGGACCGCAAGCTGGTCGAGGTGGGAAGGCTCTACCGCCTGAGCGGCGCGGCGCTGGCGCGGCGGGTACTGCTGCCGGCCGCGCTGCCGTCGCTGATGACGGGTTTGCGCAACGGCCTGTCGCTGGCCTGGATGTTCATGGTGGCGGCCGAGCTGATCGCCGCCAGCAAGGGGCTGGGTTATCTGCTCAGCGATGGCCGCGAAACGGGCCGCGCCGACATCGTGCTGGCGGCGATCCTGCTGCTGGCACTGCTGGGCAAGGCCAGCGACACCCTGATGCGCCGCCTGGAGACCCGGCTGCTGGCGTGGCGCGACGACCTGGCGAGGGCGGCATGA